A stretch of Alkalicella caledoniensis DNA encodes these proteins:
- a CDS encoding YvrJ family protein, translated as METLLNAMANFGFPMVVTVYLLVKIEGRLDQLTASIYKLSETITTIRNSG; from the coding sequence ATGGAGACACTTTTAAATGCTATGGCCAACTTTGGCTTCCCCATGGTTGTAACAGTTTATCTACTGGTTAAAATCGAAGGAAGACTAGATCAACTGACTGCTAGCATTTACAAACTATCAGAGACAATTACAACCATTCGGAATTCAGGATAA
- a CDS encoding sensor histidine kinase, which produces MGKMDIGLLEKITEQVIESIEKGKQEIFDISETARQEVNKVKQVLNIIDDETKNIIELVDKTELLERKARIRLMEVSKNFSIQNQDIIQKAYDTAHQLKVDLILYRQKEKNLVEKRNELQIRLKGLEKMVEKSEHLINHVSVALDYLMTNLKSVSDQLIDYQQQKNVGYRIIQAQETERKRVARDIHDGPAQSIADVIINTEFVEKVMSVNPVQAREELGNIKSKVRETLQEIRRIIHQLRPMGLDDLGLIPTLQRYCEDFAEKNHLQVEFVVFGKEKRFENLIEVTLFRIVQEALQNIYKHSKATKTMVKIEIEKNITVMIKDNGKGFDADRVLTDVKAEKYGILGMKERVDLLKGDFEVNSVEGRGTTIVVRIPQHLEGEDL; this is translated from the coding sequence ATGGGTAAGATGGATATAGGTTTACTTGAAAAAATCACTGAACAAGTGATAGAAAGTATAGAAAAAGGGAAACAAGAGATATTTGACATATCTGAAACAGCTCGACAAGAAGTAAACAAAGTTAAGCAAGTATTAAATATAATAGATGACGAAACAAAAAATATAATAGAACTGGTGGATAAAACAGAACTACTAGAACGTAAAGCCCGCATTCGACTGATGGAAGTAAGCAAAAATTTCTCCATTCAAAATCAAGACATCATCCAAAAAGCTTATGATACTGCCCACCAACTTAAGGTAGATTTAATACTATATAGACAAAAAGAAAAAAATCTTGTGGAAAAACGGAATGAACTTCAAATCCGTTTAAAAGGATTAGAGAAAATGGTGGAAAAATCTGAGCACTTGATCAATCATGTATCAGTGGCCCTAGACTACCTTATGACAAACCTGAAATCAGTTTCTGACCAACTGATAGACTATCAACAACAAAAAAATGTTGGATATCGCATAATACAAGCTCAAGAAACTGAAAGGAAAAGGGTTGCTAGGGATATACATGACGGTCCTGCACAAAGTATAGCAGACGTTATAATAAACACAGAGTTTGTTGAGAAGGTTATGTCTGTAAATCCTGTACAGGCCAGGGAAGAACTAGGAAATATTAAAAGTAAAGTTAGAGAAACCCTTCAAGAAATAAGGAGGATTATCCATCAACTAAGGCCCATGGGGCTAGATGACCTTGGCTTGATTCCAACACTTCAAAGATATTGTGAGGATTTTGCAGAAAAAAATCACCTGCAAGTGGAATTTGTTGTTTTTGGTAAGGAAAAAAGATTTGAGAACCTTATAGAGGTGACGCTTTTTAGGATAGTTCAAGAAGCCTTGCAAAATATCTATAAACACAGTAAAGCCACAAAGACAATGGTGAAAATAGAAATAGAAAAGAACATAACAGTGATGATTAAGGATAATGGAAAAGGTTTTGACGCAGATAGGGTTCTCACTGATGTAAAAGCAGAAAAATACGGTATACTGGGTATGAAGGAGAGGGTAGACCTTCTAAAGGGTGACTTTGAAGTAAACTCAGTTGAAGGAAGAGGTACAACCATAGTGGTCAGAATACCACAACACCTTGAAGGGGAGGACTTATAA
- a CDS encoding HD domain-containing phosphohydrolase — protein MKIFQDFQRMLKKKWFLIVAVFLVINTMLYFTGGINSPLREIYYYGLVLIVCLGGKKLGLYITVVNLIGLITMHLHNEDTGKWILYLWFGGLSFFTVTLTDFIKKEIDESIAEYTKQNHLLKEQAKEKEELMYQMQYKADEIKKFYHMSLELAACQDQEQVNEGLIKWAERIVECSWVALYTLEEDKIKLKKSSYDKKGISKDFLHKVGEQFISRMIKTNIPVIENSPKFNFLLKDRPIHELGISALIAVPLAIKGKNNGVLVLFKTENEFTQEDMNKLTTMSNHSATVMEVAILHNEKTALFYQTLTSLAAAIDAKDSYTKGHSEKVTQYAMYIGKELGLNRKQMESLRYASLLHDIGKIGVPDAVLNKPGRLTDDEFEVIKGHPNLSYYIVKDIDFLNDTLEGIRYHHERMDGRGYPDGLVGDQIPLIARILSVADAFDAMTSQRVYSKAKPIEASVKELEKCSGTQFDPVIVNAFINAINNEKYAIEK, from the coding sequence TTGAAGATCTTTCAAGACTTCCAGAGGATGCTGAAAAAAAAGTGGTTTTTAATTGTAGCAGTTTTTCTTGTAATAAACACCATGTTATATTTCACAGGGGGAATTAATTCTCCTTTGCGTGAGATATACTACTACGGGCTAGTCCTTATAGTTTGCTTAGGGGGTAAAAAACTGGGTCTGTATATTACTGTTGTGAACTTAATAGGTCTTATAACCATGCATCTACACAACGAAGATACAGGAAAGTGGATATTATACCTGTGGTTTGGTGGACTTTCTTTTTTTACCGTAACCCTTACGGACTTTATTAAAAAAGAAATAGATGAAAGTATCGCAGAATATACAAAGCAAAATCATCTGTTAAAAGAACAGGCAAAAGAAAAAGAAGAATTAATGTATCAAATGCAGTATAAAGCAGATGAAATTAAAAAGTTTTATCATATGAGTTTGGAGCTAGCTGCATGTCAAGATCAAGAACAGGTAAATGAAGGGCTTATAAAATGGGCTGAACGAATAGTTGAGTGTAGCTGGGTAGCCCTATACACTTTAGAAGAGGATAAAATAAAACTTAAGAAATCCTCCTATGATAAAAAGGGGATTTCCAAGGATTTTTTACATAAAGTTGGCGAGCAGTTTATATCGAGAATGATAAAAACAAATATACCTGTAATAGAAAACAGCCCCAAATTTAACTTTTTGTTAAAAGACAGGCCCATACATGAACTGGGTATAAGTGCCTTAATAGCAGTTCCTTTAGCTATAAAGGGCAAAAATAATGGAGTACTAGTACTTTTTAAAACAGAAAATGAGTTTACACAAGAAGATATGAATAAACTTACAACTATGTCTAACCATTCAGCTACGGTAATGGAAGTTGCCATACTACATAATGAGAAAACTGCACTTTTTTATCAAACTCTAACAAGCCTAGCTGCAGCCATAGATGCAAAAGATAGTTACACAAAAGGGCATTCTGAAAAAGTAACCCAATATGCCATGTACATAGGTAAAGAGCTAGGACTAAACCGTAAACAGATGGAGTCGTTAAGATATGCCAGTTTATTACATGATATAGGAAAAATAGGAGTGCCAGATGCGGTACTCAATAAACCAGGTAGATTAACAGATGATGAATTTGAGGTAATTAAAGGCCACCCTAATTTAAGCTATTATATTGTGAAAGATATAGATTTTCTAAACGACACCTTAGAAGGAATCAGATACCACCATGAAAGAATGGATGGAAGGGGATACCCAGATGGTTTAGTAGGTGATCAAATTCCACTCATCGCGAGGATTTTATCCGTTGCAGATGCCTTTGATGCAATGACATCCCAACGGGTTTATTCCAAGGCAAAACCAATTGAGGCTAGTGTAAAAGAGCTAGAGAAGTGTTCGGGGACACAGTTCGATCCTGTAATTGTAAATGCATTCATTAACGCTATTAATAATGAAAAATATGCTATTGAAAAATAG
- a CDS encoding DUF2922 domain-containing protein, giving the protein MPTTTLQMIFKNAQGRNVTISVADPIEPMDSNQVQQAMEEIISKDVFTSPGGDLVEVVAARLVARQVTEII; this is encoded by the coding sequence ATGCCTACAACAACTCTACAAATGATATTTAAAAATGCCCAGGGTAGAAATGTTACCATCTCTGTGGCAGACCCAATAGAACCTATGGATTCAAACCAAGTACAACAAGCCATGGAAGAAATCATCTCAAAAGATGTATTTACTTCCCCAGGTGGAGACCTAGTGGAAGTAGTAGCAGCAAGACTAGTGGCAAGGCAAGTAACAGAGATAATTTAA
- a CDS encoding flagellar protein, which produces MDVRNCPSCGKIFNRLRRDICPACVQKEDQEYELVRDFIYDHPSVDVQGLHEGTGVAVDTIMKFLREDRLVNTSKNLVLECESCGTGISSGRFCDSCKAGLAKDFSSAGKTKDVPQQPAKSGYGSFHFMRDRLNKDR; this is translated from the coding sequence ATGGATGTAAGAAACTGTCCAAGCTGTGGAAAAATATTTAATCGTCTTCGTAGGGATATCTGTCCAGCATGTGTTCAAAAAGAGGATCAAGAGTATGAATTAGTAAGGGATTTTATCTATGATCATCCCAGTGTAGATGTACAAGGACTTCATGAAGGAACTGGAGTAGCAGTGGATACAATAATGAAATTTTTAAGGGAAGATAGATTAGTAAACACCTCTAAAAATCTAGTTTTAGAATGTGAAAGCTGTGGTACTGGGATTTCATCAGGTAGATTCTGTGACAGTTGTAAAGCAGGTTTAGCTAAAGATTTTTCAAGCGCTGGAAAAACAAAGGATGTACCCCAACAACCGGCGAAATCCGGCTACGGATCTTTTCACTTTATGAGGGATAGACTAAATAAAGATAGGTAA
- a CDS encoding flagellar protein FlgN, which translates to MTEQHIKKMADNLRLQQAEYKKMLEYAEGKRKALVSADMTTLEKIINQEEALIKQIGSLELERMEIQTAMAQRLNLTPEELNWEGLKQILNDKDKALISHNTEELRKVISQLSDVNSINQNLLDQSLKLVKMSINTMSGETEKTYTKTPVQQKKKEGKLFDIKA; encoded by the coding sequence ATGACGGAACAACATATAAAAAAAATGGCTGATAATCTAAGATTACAGCAAGCTGAGTATAAAAAAATGCTTGAGTATGCAGAGGGTAAAAGAAAAGCTTTGGTCAGTGCTGACATGACTACCCTTGAAAAAATTATCAATCAAGAAGAAGCACTCATAAAACAAATAGGTAGCCTAGAACTAGAACGGATGGAAATCCAAACTGCCATGGCACAAAGGCTGAACCTTACACCAGAGGAGCTAAATTGGGAAGGGCTCAAGCAAATTCTTAATGACAAAGATAAAGCTCTTATATCCCATAACACAGAAGAGCTAAGAAAAGTCATTTCTCAGCTATCAGATGTAAATAGCATAAATCAAAACCTACTTGATCAATCACTTAAGTTGGTTAAAATGTCCATAAATACCATGTCTGGTGAAACAGAGAAAACATACACCAAAACACCAGTCCAACAAAAGAAAAAAGAAGGAAAACTATTCGATATAAAAGCTTAG
- a CDS encoding ComF family protein gives MALLFPDIKKCIMCNRQIDKLSLPLCEQCTKEITFYKGETVCNNCGRFYHGPTCDAVRIEKIIAVARYTGAWKELIHKFKFNNQKYLAKGLAEKMIERLQDEDMDIDLITYVPATTKTLSQRGYDQSQLLAKELALMLNKPMLATLKKEGNRPPQHTLQLSKRKNDWHGEFKPIKGTNLQNKNILLVDDIYTTGYTIHHALKVLKAQKTKSLITIVLAN, from the coding sequence ATGGCATTATTATTCCCTGACATAAAAAAGTGCATAATGTGCAACAGGCAAATAGACAAATTATCCTTACCCCTTTGTGAACAATGCACCAAGGAAATAACCTTCTACAAAGGAGAGACAGTATGTAACAACTGTGGACGATTTTACCATGGACCCACATGTGATGCAGTTAGGATCGAAAAAATCATTGCAGTGGCAAGGTACACAGGTGCATGGAAAGAACTAATACATAAATTCAAATTCAACAATCAAAAGTACCTAGCAAAGGGTCTAGCAGAAAAAATGATAGAACGACTGCAAGATGAAGATATGGATATTGACTTAATTACATACGTGCCTGCAACTACAAAAACACTATCCCAAAGGGGCTACGACCAAAGCCAGCTACTGGCCAAAGAACTTGCTCTTATGCTAAATAAGCCCATGTTGGCGACCCTAAAGAAAGAGGGTAATAGACCTCCCCAACACACATTACAGTTAAGTAAACGAAAAAATGATTGGCATGGGGAATTTAAACCAATAAAAGGAACTAACCTACAAAATAAAAACATATTGCTAGTAGATGACATATATACAACGGGCTATACCATACATCATGCCTTGAAGGTTCTAAAGGCCCAAAAAACTAAATCACTTATCACAATAGTATTAGCTAACTAA
- the flgK gene encoding flagellar hook-associated protein FlgK: MRSTFSGLELARRALQTQQTALNTVGHNISNANTPGYSRQEVVTSPTGPYTSPSNIRPMAAGHIGTGVAVVSIQRQFDKYVANQWRLENGLLAQWNQKQLAMQQIESIFNEPSESSLRMAVDEFWSALNQLAIEPTELSSRALVKQTAITMVDTFKTMDRQLDQISKDYDELGRAAVSEINSLVKQIEDVNKRIVRSTAMGDQPNDLLDQRDLLLDKLTELVNVDMEENNRGDMRISFGGHVLVPYVGENHESLKFNYHNEQMTLVRSSDDVVVLTHTQVENNITHGKVKGIFESKEAIAKYQDYLEEYAMGYVNALNAQHNQGVGLNGQTDIDFFVTTLDGEGNPIPGIKGLAVNPAIINDLGLIAASASGAKGDGTNAVELAALRHGGNLEYAGQNVTFDQFYRAVIADLGIETDETIKMTDNQKILAYQFELRQEQFRGVSLDEEMTKMVQYQHSYAAAARLTTAIDEMIDVIVNRLGIVGR, from the coding sequence ATGAGATCAACATTTTCAGGATTAGAACTAGCCCGTAGGGCACTTCAAACACAACAAACAGCCCTAAACACAGTAGGACACAATATATCAAACGCCAATACACCAGGGTACTCGCGACAAGAAGTTGTCACATCACCCACAGGACCCTATACGAGCCCTTCAAATATAAGACCAATGGCTGCAGGACATATCGGTACTGGTGTAGCTGTTGTATCTATCCAAAGACAATTCGATAAATACGTAGCAAACCAATGGCGCTTAGAAAACGGACTGCTGGCTCAGTGGAACCAAAAGCAACTAGCCATGCAACAAATAGAATCCATATTCAACGAACCCTCAGAGAGTAGCCTGAGAATGGCAGTGGACGAATTCTGGTCTGCATTAAATCAATTAGCCATAGAACCTACTGAGCTTTCTTCAAGGGCACTGGTGAAACAAACTGCCATTACCATGGTGGATACATTTAAAACCATGGATAGGCAGCTGGACCAAATTTCTAAAGACTATGACGAGCTGGGAAGAGCTGCTGTCAGTGAGATAAACTCCCTTGTAAAGCAAATAGAAGATGTGAATAAAAGGATAGTTAGATCTACAGCCATGGGAGACCAACCCAATGATCTATTAGATCAAAGGGATTTATTATTGGACAAGCTTACGGAACTTGTAAATGTAGATATGGAAGAAAATAACCGAGGTGATATGAGGATATCTTTTGGTGGACATGTTCTTGTGCCTTACGTTGGTGAGAACCATGAATCACTGAAGTTCAACTACCATAATGAACAGATGACATTGGTAAGATCGTCAGACGATGTAGTTGTTCTAACACATACACAGGTTGAAAACAACATCACCCATGGAAAAGTAAAGGGGATTTTCGAGTCAAAAGAAGCCATAGCAAAATATCAAGATTACTTAGAAGAATACGCTATGGGATATGTAAATGCCTTAAATGCACAACATAATCAAGGGGTTGGCCTTAATGGACAAACTGACATAGACTTTTTTGTGACCACTTTAGATGGTGAGGGCAATCCAATTCCAGGAATTAAGGGCTTAGCAGTAAATCCAGCCATTATTAACGACCTCGGGCTTATCGCTGCCTCAGCAAGTGGGGCCAAAGGTGATGGAACAAATGCAGTGGAACTTGCAGCACTACGTCATGGAGGAAACCTAGAATATGCTGGTCAAAATGTTACATTTGATCAATTCTACCGTGCTGTCATAGCTGACCTAGGTATAGAGACAGATGAAACAATAAAAATGACTGACAACCAAAAGATACTAGCGTATCAGTTTGAACTAAGACAAGAACAGTTCAGGGGAGTATCCCTAGATGAAGAAATGACTAAAATGGTGCAATACCAGCACAGTTACGCTGCTGCAGCAAGGCTGACAACGGCAATAGATGAGATGATAGATGTAATAGTAAACCGCCTCGGCATAGTAGGAAGATAG
- a CDS encoding polysaccharide deacetylase family protein — translation MERDYTLLYGIYFVLNIILIGILLAAVSPVDIIEPPKPPVPEPYGPIPEGATFIKGDDLILSHTYFGDFDGILLPPPIPPEQPEPPKKEPKPTKPTQPTKPTQPSKPREPVEPKEPEPSNPAAKIIYSGGTSKKQVAITFDDGPDPGTLDTMLNILDQYNAKATFFLLGQRAKNSQNLVQKIYDRGHQVANHSNSHPQFSTLSWNEAVREITETEKILGNYQSHKYFRPPYGNYKRETLEVAYHLDYRVIYWDVDTRDWAATNHNQIINVVKQKTKPGSIILFHEGKKLTIKALPEVLEWLTNQGYEFVTVAELLGE, via the coding sequence GTGGAAAGAGATTATACTCTTTTATACGGTATATACTTTGTTTTAAATATCATTCTAATCGGGATCCTGCTAGCAGCAGTTAGCCCTGTTGATATAATAGAGCCACCCAAACCACCGGTGCCAGAACCTTATGGTCCTATACCCGAAGGGGCAACTTTTATAAAGGGGGACGATCTTATTTTATCGCACACTTACTTTGGAGACTTTGACGGGATTCTGCTTCCACCACCTATACCACCAGAACAACCAGAACCTCCCAAAAAAGAACCAAAACCAACTAAACCAACACAACCAACTAAACCAACGCAACCATCTAAACCCAGAGAACCTGTAGAGCCTAAGGAACCAGAACCATCAAACCCAGCTGCAAAGATAATTTATTCAGGAGGAACAAGTAAAAAGCAAGTAGCCATAACATTTGATGATGGTCCTGACCCTGGTACATTGGATACCATGTTGAATATCCTAGATCAATATAATGCTAAGGCGACGTTTTTCCTACTAGGACAACGGGCTAAAAATTCACAAAACCTAGTACAAAAAATATATGATAGAGGTCATCAAGTAGCAAACCACTCTAACTCACATCCACAGTTTTCCACACTAAGTTGGAATGAGGCTGTAAGGGAGATAACAGAAACTGAAAAAATATTAGGAAATTATCAAAGCCATAAATACTTTAGACCACCCTATGGAAATTACAAAAGAGAAACTTTAGAAGTAGCGTATCATCTTGACTACAGGGTAATCTACTGGGATGTAGATACAAGGGACTGGGCAGCAACTAACCATAATCAAATTATCAACGTAGTTAAACAAAAAACCAAACCAGGGAGTATCATACTATTTCATGAAGGAAAGAAACTAACCATAAAAGCCCTACCAGAAGTGCTAGAGTGGCTAACCAACCAAGGCTACGAATTCGTAACAGTGGCAGAGCTGCTAGGTGAATAA
- a CDS encoding DUF1659 domain-containing protein, whose protein sequence is MPVDAILIASRLILRLETDIDDEGNSVVANRSYSRVKPEASNEDVKAVAEALASLQIYPLLDTVRIDENKLS, encoded by the coding sequence ATGCCGGTAGATGCCATCTTAATCGCTTCGAGACTTATTCTACGCCTAGAAACAGACATTGACGATGAGGGCAATAGTGTTGTAGCTAACAGATCCTACAGCAGGGTTAAACCCGAAGCTAGCAACGAAGATGTAAAGGCAGTGGCTGAAGCATTAGCTTCACTACAAATCTATCCATTACTGGATACTGTAAGGATAGATGAGAACAAGCTTAGCTAG
- a CDS encoding response regulator, with the protein MEKIKIAVVEDHHLLRQGIIKILDFEKDFHVVGEAHDGLEACDLVKKHKPHIVLMDINMPNMNGIEATEWIKKYHPKTKVIMLTIHDGDEYIFEAIKLGAEGYMLKDIESEMIVEGIRNVFSGDAFIHKQLTGKIFRELHRLYKQDVPIVENAYNLSDREQDVYKLMAEGKSNKEIGDILNISEKTVKNHVSRVFRKLGVFDRTQAVVKGIREGFVKL; encoded by the coding sequence ATGGAAAAAATAAAAATAGCAGTAGTTGAAGACCACCATTTGTTAAGGCAAGGAATTATAAAAATATTGGACTTTGAGAAGGACTTCCATGTGGTAGGAGAGGCACATGATGGTTTAGAAGCCTGTGATTTAGTAAAAAAACATAAGCCCCACATTGTTCTTATGGACATAAATATGCCAAACATGAATGGGATTGAAGCCACTGAGTGGATAAAAAAATACCACCCTAAAACAAAGGTTATAATGTTAACAATACATGATGGTGATGAGTATATATTTGAAGCCATTAAACTAGGTGCAGAGGGGTATATGCTTAAGGATATAGAGAGTGAAATGATAGTGGAAGGTATTAGAAATGTATTTTCTGGTGATGCATTCATACATAAACAACTAACGGGAAAGATTTTTAGAGAGCTACATAGACTATATAAACAAGATGTTCCAATAGTGGAAAATGCCTATAACTTATCTGATAGAGAACAAGATGTGTATAAACTCATGGCTGAAGGAAAAAGTAATAAGGAGATAGGGGACATCTTAAATATAAGTGAAAAGACCGTTAAGAACCATGTTAGCAGGGTTTTTAGAAAGCTTGGAGTATTTGATAGAACTCAAGCAGTGGTAAAAGGTATAAGAGAAGGCTTTGTGAAATTATAA
- a CDS encoding sensor domain-containing diguanylate cyclase, whose amino-acid sequence MNKVRIYKWLITTMGLSLLIIGTINNVDKLVFSPWLILFFILLSGFLERIAVPLNRGHLSLSFAFILCAFYLFDNVYVPIWIISLGIFTTLLIFHKRTVEDALFNVGIISASTIAGGLVYSLLGGDWTVTSINLIPLLAMTFAISIANHIILSIFFFMVDKDTNIKQRTNDFTWDLSSYLITVPLGFLMALLYDMVGFLGIQIVFVPLATSSYVFRLYKKVFQFNEQLNGLYEVAHEINATLDFDKTLDNIGEQVSELMHLDSFYIFLAEGKELRAVYSKGDMVEYLETENMKFGQGATGYCAEHKETVLILDTTKDDRIFTLHEERTPGSIIAVPLMCKDKLIGVMSGVKAGKNAFENNEAKIFELMAYQVSVALANAKAFKEVEDMAIIDELTKVYNYRYFQQRVHQEVERAALEGSTVSLMVIDLDDFKQVNDVHGHTAGNKVLIELAQILRKSVRKYDVIFRYGGDEFVVVFPNTDKQTAYTIGKRILENVAKNPFSCSEDKKEYLTFSAGIAEFPTDADDHLDLMRKADRIMYVGSKERGKNKITLYAK is encoded by the coding sequence TTGAATAAAGTAAGAATTTACAAATGGTTAATAACTACCATGGGGCTTAGTCTTCTAATAATTGGAACTATAAATAATGTTGATAAGCTTGTATTTTCACCATGGTTAATTTTGTTTTTTATTTTGCTTTCTGGCTTTCTAGAAAGAATTGCTGTTCCTTTAAATAGGGGACATCTATCCCTTTCTTTTGCCTTTATTCTTTGTGCTTTTTATCTATTCGATAATGTATATGTTCCTATATGGATTATTTCCCTTGGGATTTTCACCACGTTGTTAATATTTCATAAAAGAACTGTTGAAGACGCGTTGTTTAACGTGGGAATTATTTCAGCTTCAACAATCGCAGGGGGATTGGTATACTCACTTTTAGGTGGAGACTGGACTGTTACCAGCATTAACCTGATACCCCTACTGGCAATGACCTTCGCAATATCCATTGCTAACCACATTATATTAAGTATATTTTTCTTTATGGTGGACAAAGACACAAATATAAAACAAAGGACAAACGACTTTACATGGGACCTTTCCTCGTACCTTATAACTGTCCCACTAGGCTTTTTAATGGCTTTACTCTATGACATGGTAGGTTTTTTAGGAATCCAAATAGTTTTTGTCCCACTGGCTACTAGTAGCTACGTTTTTAGACTTTACAAAAAAGTTTTTCAATTTAATGAACAACTAAATGGTTTATATGAGGTTGCCCATGAGATAAACGCAACTTTAGATTTTGATAAAACCTTGGATAATATTGGCGAGCAAGTTAGTGAACTAATGCACTTGGACTCATTTTATATATTCCTAGCTGAAGGAAAAGAACTAAGAGCTGTATATAGTAAAGGTGACATGGTCGAGTATTTGGAGACTGAGAATATGAAGTTTGGACAAGGGGCTACGGGATACTGTGCAGAGCATAAGGAAACCGTTTTGATATTAGACACTACTAAAGATGACAGGATTTTCACTTTGCATGAAGAAAGAACTCCTGGATCCATAATAGCAGTGCCACTAATGTGTAAAGACAAACTTATTGGTGTTATGAGCGGGGTTAAAGCAGGAAAAAATGCCTTTGAAAACAATGAAGCTAAGATATTCGAGCTGATGGCATATCAGGTTTCAGTGGCTTTGGCTAATGCAAAGGCATTTAAAGAAGTAGAGGACATGGCTATAATAGATGAACTAACTAAAGTATACAACTATCGCTATTTCCAACAGAGGGTTCACCAAGAAGTTGAAAGGGCGGCACTAGAAGGATCAACGGTGAGCCTTATGGTAATAGATTTAGACGACTTTAAACAAGTAAATGATGTCCATGGCCATACTGCAGGAAATAAAGTACTCATTGAGCTAGCCCAAATACTAAGGAAGTCAGTGAGGAAGTATGACGTAATATTTAGATATGGGGGAGATGAATTTGTAGTAGTCTTCCCAAATACAGATAAACAAACAGCTTACACCATAGGGAAGAGAATACTAGAAAATGTAGCAAAGAATCCATTTAGTTGTAGCGAAGATAAAAAAGAGTATCTAACATTTAGTGCAGGTATAGCAGAGTTTCCTACAGATGCAGATGATCACCTAGACCTAATGCGTAAGGCAGACCGCATAATGTACGTAGGGTCCAAGGAGAGGGGTAAAAATAAAATAACTTTATACGCTAAATAA
- the flgM gene encoding flagellar biosynthesis anti-sigma factor FlgM — MKINNMNGIMQAYNLSPKDKNTKKMDSVAQQNDRFEISQKAKEIAVGSKAIAQAPEIREAKVSHIKEQITQGTYTIDPVLIAQKMLSRN, encoded by the coding sequence ATGAAAATTAACAATATGAACGGAATTATGCAGGCCTACAACCTAAGCCCTAAAGATAAAAACACTAAGAAAATGGACAGTGTAGCTCAACAAAACGACCGGTTTGAAATATCCCAAAAGGCTAAGGAAATTGCAGTGGGATCTAAAGCAATAGCCCAAGCTCCAGAGATTAGAGAAGCTAAGGTGTCACATATAAAAGAGCAAATAACCCAAGGGACATACACCATTGACCCTGTGCTAATAGCACAAAAAATGTTATCTAGAAACTAG
- a CDS encoding glycosyltransferase: MRENILWLLALFGLWCLVKWSWLLIKRKSLVRPSTSLVLTVYNWEDHAERLVRYIAAQCYFNQNLICPADVVVIDIGSTDHTLKILQKLARQFSFLKVIDGEYVRKSQYTVLDYAKERCQGDVVLLIDTTTISNLQDVENLVKFYFNENRVSSKVLGNMENLGGK, translated from the coding sequence ATGAGAGAAAATATATTATGGTTATTAGCATTATTCGGACTTTGGTGCTTAGTTAAATGGAGTTGGCTTTTAATAAAAAGAAAATCCTTAGTTAGACCAAGTACATCTCTAGTTTTGACTGTTTACAACTGGGAAGATCATGCTGAGAGATTAGTGCGATATATAGCTGCTCAATGCTATTTCAATCAAAACCTAATTTGTCCAGCGGATGTTGTTGTTATAGATATAGGATCAACTGACCACACCCTTAAGATATTGCAAAAACTTGCAAGGCAGTTTTCATTTTTAAAAGTTATAGATGGAGAATATGTTAGAAAAAGCCAATATACAGTTCTAGATTATGCCAAAGAAAGATGTCAAGGTGATGTTGTTTTACTTATAGATACAACAACAATTTCGAACCTTCAAGATGTGGAGAATCTAGTTAAATTCTATTTTAATGAGAATAGGGTTAGTTCAAAAGTACTAGGAAACATGGAAAACCTTGGGGGGAAATAG